One region of bacterium genomic DNA includes:
- the mutM gene encoding DNA-formamidopyrimidine glycosylase, with amino-acid sequence MPELPDVEIERRYLEKHVVGKTIRAVHIHNAKVVAGSTQALRNAGKNQKVLGTARRGKHLTARLASGKCLTFHFGMTGTFDLRATNDDTPKHARVSYELSGGKTLDFVCPRMFGRVGVADDGEDFFREKNLGPDALDVGAAELRDMLAGRKTAIKAALLDQSMMAGIGNIYADEALLHAGIDPRKGAHKLTPDAATELHRQILLVLKTAIKRGADPSKMPKTWLTPRRKSGAACPRCDGKIKKTKVGGRSTYYCPACQR; translated from the coding sequence ATGCCGGAACTCCCCGATGTCGAAATCGAGCGGCGCTATCTGGAAAAGCACGTCGTCGGCAAGACGATCCGCGCGGTGCACATCCACAACGCGAAGGTCGTCGCGGGATCAACACAAGCGCTGCGTAACGCGGGTAAGAACCAGAAGGTGCTTGGCACGGCGCGGCGCGGAAAGCACCTGACGGCGCGGCTCGCGAGCGGCAAGTGCCTCACGTTTCACTTCGGCATGACGGGCACATTCGATTTGCGCGCGACAAACGACGACACGCCCAAGCACGCGCGCGTCTCGTATGAGCTGTCGGGCGGCAAGACGCTCGATTTCGTTTGCCCGCGCATGTTCGGCCGCGTGGGCGTGGCGGACGACGGGGAGGATTTCTTTCGCGAAAAGAACCTTGGACCCGACGCGCTCGATGTCGGCGCCGCGGAATTACGCGACATGCTCGCCGGGCGCAAGACCGCGATCAAGGCGGCGCTTTTGGATCAGTCGATGATGGCCGGCATCGGCAACATCTATGCGGACGAGGCGCTGCTGCACGCGGGCATCGATCCGCGAAAAGGTGCGCACAAGCTGACACCCGATGCGGCGACCGAGTTGCACCGGCAGATTCTTCTCGTGCTGAAAACCGCGATCAAGCGCGGCGCCGATCCGTCGAAGATGCCGAAAACGTGGCTGACGCCGCGCCGCAAGTCCGGCGCCGCATGCCCGCGCTGCGACGGCAAGATCAAAAAGACGAAGGTCGGCGGTCGGTCGACGTATTACTGCCCGGCGTGCCAGAGGTGA
- a CDS encoding type II toxin-antitoxin system HicB family antitoxin — protein sequence MSAVPEKLIAKNLTYTILIHPAEEGGYWVSVPALPGCFTIGETIDEARENATEAILCHVKGLIKDGDEVPTEETPPQISRVEVTISNFPADA from the coding sequence ATGAGCGCCGTGCCGGAAAAATTGATCGCCAAGAACCTCACGTACACGATTCTGATTCACCCTGCCGAAGAAGGCGGTTATTGGGTTTCGGTGCCCGCCTTGCCGGGTTGCTTTACAATCGGCGAGACGATCGACGAGGCCCGAGAGAATGCGACCGAGGCGATCCTTTGCCACGTCAAAGGCCTGATCAAGGATGGCGATGAAGTTCCGACCGAGGAAACACCACCTCAAATTTCACGCGTCGAAGTGACGATCTCGAATTTTCCCGCCGACGCGTGA
- a CDS encoding type II toxin-antitoxin system HicA family toxin has protein sequence MSRLPILRARQIVAALKRAGFEVVEQEGSHIHLKNPRRTGKVTVPNHGSRDIPRALLKKIIAQAGMTADEFLRLL, from the coding sequence GTGAGTCGCCTTCCGATACTCAGGGCGCGTCAGATCGTTGCCGCGCTGAAACGGGCGGGCTTCGAAGTCGTCGAGCAGGAAGGAAGTCACATCCACCTGAAAAATCCTCGCCGTACAGGCAAGGTTACGGTTCCGAATCACGGCAGCCGCGATATCCCACGCGCGCTTCTAAAGAAAATCATCGCGCAAGCCGGAATGACCGCCGACGAGTTTTTGCGGCTGCTCTGA